The genome window TCAGAGGATATTGAAAGGTTCTGAAGgccccacccacctctccctcttaggtaaaggtaaaggttccccttgacaatttttatccagttgtgttcgactctagggggcggtgctcatccccgtttccaagccatagagccagcttttgtccgaagacgatcttccgtggtcacatggccagtgcgacttagacacggaacactgttttactttcccaccgaggtggtccctatttatctactcgtatttgcatgctttcgaaccgctaggttggcgggagctgggacaagcgacggtcgctccctccgttgcgtggattcgatcttacgcctgctggtcttctgaacctgcagcacaggcttctgcagtttagcccatagcaccaccacgtccctctcccTCTTACTCCCCTCTTATTTTGTCACTTTGGGTGTCTGGGTGTTAAGGTGGACTTTGATGAACAGGACGCTGCCAAAATTTTGTGGACAATATGAGGTTTTGTGGCTTTGTTCTCAGTGAACTTGTTTTattgccattttgaaatcgctCCTCTAATGCAGCTGGTATTAACATTTCCTGCATGTCTTCTTGGGGATGATTTCAGGGAAAGAATCGGGTTGGTCTGTTTCAGAGTAAACAAGAAAGTGCTGTGAAATTCTTTGAAAACTTCTACACCTCTTAATCTTTATGGGCCTCAAAGACTCACAGAGCTGTGGCAGGCCTGTCCCAAAAAAAGCATTGATGATACACATTTCATGatgatcatcttagaaatgcagagctggaaggcattgTCGATAATAGCATTCTTTTGATAATACGATGCTTTGTTTTTGTGGGGAATCTACAATGTTTATTTCATGGATTGTTTTGAAATTGGAAGAAGTATGaaaattgtattttttgtatCAGAAGAACAGTGCAACATACATTCCAGGAAGAAAATAAGTGGGGTGTTATCATGAGTTGTTCACCCATGTACTGTGTGTATATTCTGGGAATTCTTAACACTCTGTGATGTATTTATGTGTGGTTTAATTTTGCAGCTCACGTATTTACTTCTTTACAAGCAGAAGAGTTCCAAAGCTTTGCAAAGAGCAAGATAAATAATGCCGTTTTTGAGAAATGTGTTTTGCTTgttggaaatggaaataaaatgatAATAAGAATTACTGAAGTGCACTGTGCATTGTACTTCGTAGTAGTTATATGAATTATTTAAGGGGATTCATTACTGATAACAGAGGAAGATGAAAGCAAAAATAGTTTTACTTTAGGCTTGGATAATCCCCAGTTCAAAAGGCTTCTCCACCCATCCTATTAGTTATTATTACTGTGTCTTACCTTTGGTATAGAGGGTAGTATATCTGCCAACATCATTTGTTGAGCTCACAAGTGGAAAGCGGCTCTTGTCTTCATTTCCTGTTAGTGAGCCTCCCAGGAAAGCTTGCTTGATAAGTGTATGAGGAGAACATAAGACTAGGTGTACCTTTGGTCTTACCTGGTGGGATTTGTGTTGCTCTCTTCTTAAACTTAAAAAGCATTCATGCCAAGGCACTAGCGATGGAGTTTCTCTGTGCTTTCTTTCTGTTGCTgctttggcttttgaaaacagggACAATGTTTAGGCAAAAAATTTTTAGAGAAGCCCAGGTATCAAACCATGCTTCCCCCCTATAGCAAACATGCAAACAGTGTGGGTGACAGGAGGAGAAACCTCTAGCTATTTCCCCCTGATGGGTCCTTCTAACTGAGCGATCTGTTTAGTCTGATCTCAGTGTCCTCTGATATGCGGGGTCAGGGCGTTTTGGGCTCCTCATCTAGTGAGATCATCACATGTTGTGATGTGATACTTAATTTACTAGCGTGGTCTGCATGTGATGTTTATTTGGCCACAGTACCATAATATGATGAGAAAATGAGTAGTCAGATAGTTAATATGTGGCTCACAGGTTGAAGATGAATCATAATCCCAGGCTTCATAACATCGAAAATTTTGCTGTTAATTTCCTTCTGTTGTGGACAGGCTGGCAAGTATCTGCTCATTTTAAGAATCCTTTTTTCTGTAGTTTTTAATCTCAGGTTGGTGGGAGTGTTTGTACATTacgtcttctctctctttttaacatttGTGGTTTTAACAGAGATAGTTTGGGCAATTTTtatgtttctctgaaaatgagAAATGCCTCAGTTATATTATAAATCAACAACCACGGAAATGGCAACCATCAGGAAATCGTTTGCAGGTCCCGAATCCACTATCAGACAAGGTAAATTGGGAAAAATCATAGCtcttgtgaaaataaaatacacCTTGCAAAGTGCTAGTGGCATAGAAAAACCGTAGCATGCAAAGCAGCTGCTAACTTGTAAAAAGTCgggttgtttttttcttgagTTGCGTGAACTTGTGTATATCCAGTTACTTGAACCCATATTTTTTCCTATTGTGGATGACTATAAATTGAATGTATTAACTGACTTCACTGGTCAAATTTGTGCTCTAGGTTAAATCTGGAGAGGTGTCAAGTTTGGCCTGTTACTCTTGCAATGGCCCTTTTTATACCCATGAGTGATCCCTTCATCTTGCACTGCTCCTGTGAtctttctttactttactttaattagatttataccccgctcctctagaccaggtctactctgTGTCTGAGCCAGATTGTGATGCTTGTATTGTTGCCACTTGAGCAGCTTTGCTGTGCACATTATTAGGCGAAGAGTGTTGTGCTTTTtgacagcagatttttttttcctccaggaaacaAGCAGCAATTACTGTAAACCTTTCCATTTAAGTACCTGGAATTGTCTATTTATTGTCTGTGCACAAGGTTGTTGATGCTGTATTGTTTACTGAGGCAGAAAGTTAAATAGATCTATTTGATTGATTGAGGGGACACTGCCTATTAAACCGGGAGGAGGTCTTTCACTGTTCATTCTTTTAAGTGCATATACATCAAATGCTCCCAACATATTGTCTGTTGGGAGTCAAACACTCACTGATTGCAGATCTAAGAGTTGCTTCCTTTATGCTTTAAGTGTGGGGAGGACTCCATGCTTCCCAGTAATGATGCATGCGCAGCGGGTTGATTGGCTGCTGCAGCAGTCTTTTCAATCGACAGATGATGAAATGTCATGGTAGCCTTTACTGCCAAAGATGAAATTGAAGCACAGAATCTCTAGCTCTGAGCTATGATGAGGGCAAATTAGTCacattttatttgaattttttttatattggCAATTCAATTTTTGTTTATTAGGGTGATAAATCAAGTGAGTATCATTTTAACATTGCAATCCCTAGAAGGGTCAGTGGGATCTAATAGTTTTAAAACTGTAATTGAGCATTCAAATGTTTTTCTCACATTGGTGAATCAGATTGTCTGTATGACGGACTTTATCTTGCAAATTGCTATATTGattaatacagttttaaaaacttagtttcaattttgattttgtttgggTATGACATGTTAATCATACCGACATGTAGCTGTTTGTAATGATTCATCAAAGGACTTGTAATAGAATAATATTCTGAGCATAATGATCCAGTGTCTGGCAACAGGCTGTAATCTTGAGGTTGTTGATAAGCCTAGCCAATTGTTTTCATGTCACAGATTTAATGCTGTAATTGTGTCAACAGCCTCAGTCGCAAGTTGGTTGACTATACATCTTCTATGCGTACTGGagggctttctctttctctctttttgtcatAATACTAGAACACCAGGTTATATGGTGAAATTGAGTGGCAGGACACTTGTCCCACAAAAGAATGGGTTCTttccaataggaaaaaaaaactggctgctGTAACATATAATCATGACCGGCTTAGATTTTCTTGTGGAGGAGATTAGATGGGTTTGTGGACAAGGAATGCCTCTGAGATGGTAGCTGAAAGGCAAGCTGTGGTAAAAATTGTTGCTGCTGAACTCAAGGTGCTGGAGGATGGGCCCCCGAAGGTACAGGTGGGGATGGATTCTGTGATGCTGCGTTTTTTGGCATCCCAGATACATTTCAATGATTGTTCGGCAAAATGGGATTATCCCTTTCATTTAGGCAGAGGGTTTTTATGCCACCCCTCGTACTTCACCTTTGCCACAGATGGCAAATAGGTAGCTGTCCAAGTCTTATTGAAcaacatctcccatcatcccggATCATTGGTTTTACTGAGGAatgctgatggaagttgcagtctaccATCATCTGGAGGGTTGTGGGTTCTTCTCCCTGGCTTAGGCTTTTGAGCAAGGATCGGCAACTTCCAAGGGGCTGTATTTTGTTCTCCCTTGTACCTCAGAGAGCCCTCCACCCAAAATAAACCTTGAAAAGAGTTTTCTCAGAATTACAAGACAGGCCCCTACATGGAGTAATGATTTGCCTCATGGGGTAATGATTTGCACTGTGCACGTTGCCGCAATTGTAAAGAAGATTTCCAGAAATGTCTTAACTTTGAATCATTCACTACATCacttgtttactttttttaagcTGTTGATTGCTTCATTTgcgtggaggaagaagaagcaagGAGGAAGGTGATGAATGAGGATATTCGAATCCATACGTGGCCCTGTTCCTATTACATCAACCAAGAGAAACGATGGATTTCTGGCAAACTCTCGCTGACTCCCGTTTCGGTCAGATTTACAGCTGACAAGTCTGGAGAGCTGGTGGCCAGCTTCCATCTTTCCTGCATCAGTGAGATCAAGAAGGAATCTTCCCACTTCATCTTCAGTTCCCTCACTATTTTGGAGAATAACACGAAACACTGGTTCAGCTCCCTTCAGCCCAACCGCAATGTGGTCTTCAATGTCCTGGAACACTTTTGGAGGGAGCAGCTGCTCTCTGCTCAGGGGGCTGGAGCCCAAGCCGCCTGTCCCCAGACAGCCAAAGGGAAAGAGCTAACCGGTTTGCTCACAGGCTCTCAGAAACGCCTAGAAGACACCGCAAAAGTGCTTGACCACCAAGGCGAACAGTTTGACAACATCATGAAGGGCCTGAACAAGATTGAATCCGAGATGGACGTAGCAGACAGGTAGGGGAATATATAACTGCTAGTGATCAGTTCAGCAGTTCATACCGGTTCGTTTATTGGCTAAACCGGTGTTCGGTGCTTCAAAGCTTTGCTGAGTGCCCACTCGGGGCTTTGCCGAACGCCTGCTCCGCCAataaattttagacaaaagtatcatcttatacacgggaaaacaCAGTAAGCAGCACACGTTGCTCATTTTTAAACACCGGCTTCTGAAGGAAGTTCAGTGGCAAGCCAACATCTCATCtaatgcagatgacaccatctggATGGGGCCAGTTCCTGAAAAGCttgtttatgttatttatttatttaatgtaaaatagttttaccccatttttctccttaaaaaggacccgagcCAGTCTACCTCATtacaagacagtatttaaaagcttaaaacagtaagtattcaAATAGTGAAAAGACtcaaaacaaatgccacactaaaaatggtcaACAAATCAACACCCAAAAACGGATGCAAAGCCCTCCCATTTAAAAATGTCTCCCAGACACTGAGACAGTTTTCTCCATGAGGTGATAGTTGACTGATGTTTCTTTCATTGCTTATTCCACCAGCAGGTCACTGTGGGCCTTGGGGAGGTACGTGGCAAGATCCGTAGGTGGAGGGTATCCTTGGGAACGGTTCCTACATTAGCAAAAGTGAGACTTGCAGGCGCTTCTTTACAGGGACAGAAATCCACTGTTCATAGGTGGAAGTTTAACAGTGGCTTTTTTTGCAGTGTAGAACTTCGTGGAAAGCAGCAGCTACTGAATGACTTGGCTTTCTGTCCTTCTGGAttcttttctaatcctcttgCCTCAGTGAGCTTTTCATAATTGGCTTTTGAAGTAGGAACGACTGGAACTTTCTGTCAAACGGAAGTCAGATACGTTTTAGAGGGAACCCGCCTTTGTTTCCTTGTATACTTGAACAACCACCAAGCTTCTGATCAGTTAATGTTGTTATGATTTGAGGTGAAGTGCGGTCTGCAAATTAATTGAGGTTCTTCAGGATCCAGAATGCACTCTGCGCTTTTCACCTTGTTTGGCTAGCTTCTTGCTTCAGAATAGTTGTCTTAATCTCTGATTTCTGGGATgtgatatatatactgtatttctccaTTTATGAGatatccccatgtataagatccccccccccctttctaaccccaaattaagaaaacttagctttaaGTATTCAGCctttgggctcagaacactcTGACATTACGAGTCCTTATtaaatctgagcctacaggctccaccttcaATGAAGTGTGTTTCAGTTGGTTTGTATAGCATCATCTGACATCAGTTAcgtaaggcttgtgattggaggaagcctatTTGCAGAGgccagaggcaaggtatgggccggTTTGTTCTCTCATCAGCTTTCTTCCGtctataagacaaccctcaatttttagtgtaatgattttagacaaaagtatagtcttatgcatggaaaaatagtAAGTATGGCTCTAGACAGATGGTTCCTAGCCTTGCTCCAACCTTTTGTAAAGTGAGAATACTGAGGTCCTGTAAGTTGCTGGTAACAGGCCTTCCCGATCTCAGTTGGTGGAGTATTCATATTGCCATGTAACAGTCATCAGCATCCTGATTTATCATAGCGAAGGTATTCCCGGTAAGTTGTTCATGAAAAACGTTTAGTCCTGAAAATCCTTGCCCAAGGTTGTAGAGCAGTTTGTGATGGAAAGGGAGAGAGGTGCGGGAACAAATATAGGGAGATAGAGCTGAATTGAAGAAAGCCCAGAAAGAGGCAAGTAAAAACTGGAACGGTGACAGAAAACCTGTGAGTGATGGGACAATTGCTCCTtaagttccgttgattcaaatAGACATATTCTAACTATAACTTAATATACTAAAATATATTaggaaaaatccaaagaaacaaagcaaaacagacaaaaacatgaggcaccttaaagactgattatatattttttaaatctttatttatttatttatttgatttgatttgatttgatttggtttgatttgatttgatttgtatcgatttgtatcccgcccatctggtctggtcgaccactgaATGGTCAACCAATGAAAACATTGtatgaaagaaaagaacaacCGACAGaacaatgaacaaataaataaaatataataattatacacaaacaaaattgaaacaaagttctcttcccgccccccccccaaaaaaatccggGACCAATAGAGGACTagaccttttcctttatttcaaggattcccatttcccttccaaaatGGTAACGTTTCTTGCGATGGagctcttcccttcccctctaTTAATGCATAATCAGTAAAATCTCCCCAAATTTCTACAAAAGCATGCCTTTTAAGCActcctttttaaaactttaatatcGCATGTTAATCTGTCATtgatagctatattccatacctCTGTATATCATTCACTTAATTGAAAATTATGCTTTATTTTCTAATAATTGACTATGTTTAATCTAGCAGCTGTGACTAAACTAGAAATTAATTCTGTAGTTGCCCAGTTATATTCTACCTTATTAAATATTGAtagaagtgctattttaggacatacttctacattttgtttggttatttctcttatttcttcAAATACCATTTGCCAAAATTTCATCACACTGTTGCATTCCCACCCCATATGAAAATATGTGCCGGTTTTCTGGCATCCTCTCCAGCACTATAGCTCTTCCAGGATAATCAGTGCTGCGGTACATGTGAATACAGAGGGATAGGTTTCTATGTTTTCAACCTCCTATGTGTCTCTTCCTGACAGGTTATTATCCGAATTGGAATCTCCCTCCTGGTGGCCATTTAGTGGCAGACTGATGAAAGGACCCTTAGAAGGGGCAAAGCCAAAGGAAGCTCCCACAGCTTCTGATCCTGGAAGTAAAGATGGTGTAA of Pogona vitticeps strain Pit_001003342236 chromosome 6, PviZW2.1, whole genome shotgun sequence contains these proteins:
- the SNAP47 gene encoding synaptosomal-associated protein 47 isoform X1 codes for the protein MPQLYYKSTTTEMATIRKSFAGPESTIRQAVDCFICVEEEEARRKVMNEDIRIHTWPCSYYINQEKRWISGKLSLTPVSVRFTADKSGELVASFHLSCISEIKKESSHFIFSSLTILENNTKHWFSSLQPNRNVVFNVLEHFWREQLLSAQGAGAQAACPQTAKGKELTGLLTGSQKRLEDTAKVLDHQGEQFDNIMKGLNKIESEMDVADRLLSELESPSWWPFSGRLMKGPLEGAKPKEAPTASDPGSKDGVIIQIPVIITERADSNVKPGKLTLLASGLEIVDANSQLLHRFDKKDVDDVKVHTPYEISVRQRFIGKPDIAYRLLSAKMPEVIPVLEMQFSKKIQFLEEAFGFVQSKKTHQEEAGTSIWQAATGLIGSMVRPGSMLPSDQEAGSSRQSQLQKQEQLVSETETQELRQILRRLKSLALETETELERQDEVLDVITSSADRATMNIDKQNRRMKKLT